From Triticum aestivum cultivar Chinese Spring chromosome 7B, IWGSC CS RefSeq v2.1, whole genome shotgun sequence:
ACTGACTCAAATAATTCCGTGCTTCTGAGATCTATAGTCTGCAAGTAAAGGAGTTTGCCAATTGAAGAAGGTAACGCCACCCATCCACAGTTTGCCAACCTAAGCAATCTTAGGTGAATGCACCCACCAATTACACTGGAGAAATCATTTAGTCTTGATTTTTCAATGCAAAGAACTCTCAGGTATCTGAGCTTAGGAAGGGACACTGATGAGAGTTTAAAGCCAAGCAGACTTCGGACATTGGGTGTCGCAGGTGAAATCTGACCACTCAAagtttgataactaaaacaataagaCATCAAGTTATCAGACCATGATGATGCACCTGCTTGGTCTGCAATGTTATTTAGAGTGCACCACATGTCATAAAGAAGCTAGCCACATATAAGTACATATAGCTAAACAGAAAATGGAATCAATTAAAAGGAAGAGATCAGGAGACAAAGGCTGACCTGCAGTTTTGTTGATGGCATTAAGAAAACCATCTTGTCTTGCCTCTTCTATGCACCAGTCATGTAAGATATCGTGAATTCTTATtctctctatccatccatgtgccCTACTTCTGGCAACAACTTGCACCAGGCTTCTCTGAGCCAACTCGGTCACATAATTCTTTGCTGTTTCTTCTAGTAAATGCTTTGGTGTATGTGGAATGAAGCTCTCTGCTATCCATAATTCAATAAGTTCCGACACATATATTTCATAGTCCTCGGGAAAAGCCGCAAGATAGAGAAAACAAGCTCTTAAATAATAATTTGGTAGGTCCTTGTAACTGCGAGCCAGTATGTCTCGCATCATCTGTCCATTCTTGGTTGATGGCCAATCAGAGAGTATATCAGACCATATTTGTGCATTCAGATTTTTTGATAGATAACCCCCCAAAATTGCAAGTGCAAGTGGCAATCCATCACATTTCTTTGCAAGCTTTCTCCCAAGTTTTTCAAACTCGTCCACATCACGTATGACAGACCTTTTGTATGATGGTAAAGCTTTGCAACTAAATAGTTCCCAACTTTTCTCTTCATCTAACTTCTTCAAATGATGAACATAGGTTGGCATTTGGACATGATTTGCAACATCTTCCTTCCGGGTGGTTAGTAGTACTCTACTACCATTAGTTGCATCTGGAAAAGCTTTAACCCGTTTATTTATTTGGTCCCATGTGTCGGTTTCCCACACATCATCAAGAACTACCAAGTATCTTTTTTGCAATAGAAAATCATGAATCTCCTTTCCCACCTCATACTCATTCATCTTAGCAATTGACTCATCTCTGCCCCCCATTATTTGTTTCATAATATCCTTTAGTAAATCAATGCCTTTGAATTTTTGAGATACAGTGACCCAAGAAGTTGCCTCAAAGTGTTTTTTGACACTAGATGAAGTGTATACTTTTCTAGCGAGTGTTGTTTTCCCCGCTCCACCCATGGCAACTATGGAGACAACACTAAGAGTTATGTTCTCTTTGTCAACTAACTTTCCAACTATTTCCTTGTACTCATCCCCAAAACCAACAAGGTCAATATCTTCAAAGTTTTGGTGCATAGTACCATAATCTTGTGGATACTCATCCTCAATATGAACCTTTTCTACATCACTAGTGTCCAAATTGATTTTCAAACGGTTTGCACTATCAAATATCTCACTAATCTTCCTTCTTACACGCTGTATTTCAGCACCAATTGTGTGAAGGGTAATCAGGTCACTTGGCAAGCGAGCATACCTCGAGATGGCACCCATGAAGCCCTTCTTGAGCCTGTTTCTCTTCTCCATGTAGTCGGCTGCTTCAATGGCATTCTCGGCCTCGTATGCCGCATCCCTGATCTGGCCGACCCAGGTAGCCACAAGCTCATCTCCTGATCTCCTTTTGGCATCGGCGGATTTAAGGTAGCTCTTTAGCCGCTTCAGCTCATCCTTCAAGAATCCCACTTCAAGGGTGACGCCGCATAGGAATGTGGTCTCCTGGACTGCAAGGGTGCTCACGTTGCCAAGCACGGAGCCAATGGCCGACTCGGCCATTAGTTTCTCCGGGCTAGCTCTCGCTCACTGAGATGGAATGCTTGATGTGGGATGAATGGGTGGAAGAAATTAAGCAGGTGTGGCTGACGAGGAACGATTTGATGGCGTCTGGTATTGTATTTCTTGTTGCTTTGAGGTTGGTTGTATATATAGCAGAGCAGATTCAGCTCAGCTCATGTATACGTGATGATGGAAATGAAGGAAGGAATATGGTGTGCTTCCGGGGAGGGCTAGAGGTTCGTTACCTTTGCTTTGACATGAAGGCAAGGTATAAAGCAAAGAAGCTCCCCACACCTTTGTTTGAGTTGCAGTTTTAGCATCATTCGATCCTATCTGCAGCATACAGCAACCTTTTCCAGGAGAGGGTGTCATCTGTTGGGGGCCATGGCCTTCTCGTGGTGGGCCTCATGGTCTCGTCAAAGCGATGCAGATTGGGCCTCGAGCACACACCAAGGCCCACAACTAATAGGCGCATCCCTTCTCGTCTCCCCTCCCTTCTCTCCTATTAATCTCTCTTCCTCTGCTTGCTTTCGCGTTTCTTGATTCTTGACTCAAGGGTCGATGGAGTGCAGTTTCGCTGAGCCTGAAATAGTATTATACAGAAATACTATTGCAGGTCTTACCTCATCTGCATCAGTGCATGGATGTTGTAGCATTTGCTCCTTCTGAATACTGGACTTTAATTTGCTCATTATCTTCCGGCACATGCATGGTGCAGTAATATCTTTTCTGAACAACATGCTTATGCCTGTGCTTTGTAGGTGTTGCTTTGCTGGAACGTTTCAAGGAACGACCGAAAGAAACCTCACTCGATGCAACCGTTCATGATAGACTTGCACTACAAGGGGATCCTGCTGGGGATATTACCATCAGCAGTAGTGATTCCCAGGTGTTCCGGTGGCATTTTCTCAAAGCATACATACGCTGCATTGTGTTCAAATTACATACATATACGACTGGATTTAAATTTTTGATCAATTTCTGTTGAAGCGCTTTAGCTAAATCTATGTCAGATCGATTATACATGGTTCCTTCCTACTCTAAAACTTGCTATAATTTTGTGAAATCTTATGGCTCTTCTCGAAGTTCATTGCGATGTAGTTATGCTGTGTTTGTTTATGATGCAGGCGCCGTGAGGAGGCTGTCCAAAGTAATAATAATAAGAATCAGTGGATAGCAGCAAGCATAGGTTGCAATGTTTTTCCTACAGTTAGTGGTCTAGTACAAACACCTGGGGATGTCTCTGAGCAAGACCACTGTGTCAACAATGATGAAGCGTCTCAATCTCCATATAGGGAGACCCGCGATGTATATATTGATTGGGTGGAGTTCGGTACAGGGTGCGGCAGCCTCTGGCTAACCATAGAGAGGATTACATGGGAGGTTACATGAGATAGAGAGATAAGAGAGGACTCCTAACAAACTCAATCTTCTACGTACATGACTCTAACAATACCGAACACAATACCCAACACATTACATGTCTAACACCCCCCCTTAATCTGAACTCCGCAAGTTTATATTACGTTTGAAATCTTCAAATGGTCCTGTAGACAAGGCCTTTGTAAAGCCATCGACAACTTGGTCTCTGGATGGCACAAACCGTACTTCCAATTCTTTGATTAATGTGCTTTGGCTTTGAGAAGAACTTGTCTCAGGATTTGTATGGTCCATGAAAACCAATACAGAATAAAGAAAAGGATGGAAAGCAATTCATGCAAGCACACATGTTTGACTTCAAAATTTTGGCTGATAAGTGACAGTCAAAGGGGGAAAGCTGCATGGACTCACTACAAATAATTAATGTGCCATTGTACTGGAGTCGAGTTCGGGAACAGTTTACTCGAACTGAATAAGGCAAGCTACAGGTAGATCTCAGAGATGCTGCTGACTCGCTGGCCACGGATCTCCTACATCGCTGCCTAGTGCCATGATTAAACTGTTCGAAATGTTGTGTGACGATCGGAGCAAAATCTCTCAGGCCATAACGGTGCTGCCGATGGAAATGCGCTCAACTTTGAGGCATGTGGAGTAAGGAGATGATAAAAGAGGGAGAGGCTTTTTTTTTAAAGCAAAGAGGGAAATGCTTTGTGCGCACATTGGCAGGTTTTGGTAAATATGTTACTTAGAACTGAAAGTCTAAAATTGGACGTGATGACATATTTAACTTTTTCTAGGAACATGTGAGAAGTTCTGATTTTTCATTAAGAAGAAAGATTAGGGCTGGACGACTAGTTCGGTTCAGAAACAAAAATCGGTGAAAACCCAAGGACTACCACACGAGCATTAATCTGAATGGCTGCATTTTGGGCGTCAGCTGCTGTATTTTGAGTGTCACAAGCAAGATTCTCACATTTAGAAGGCCTGCTCCGTAAACTATGGCACAATTAAATCATGAAATACTCCTGCTCCCTCCTTTCACGTTTAGAACGCCTGCATgtatttttttttaaattgaacATTAATTTGATCAGTAAACTATGAGTAATACCATTGGAAACTGAACAAAAGAGTCCACGGATTGCACTAACGGAGATAACTATTTATTCGCATAACAAATGTCAGTGATGACCAATCAAGTTTGACATGGTGGTATATATGAAGTTACTTCGGCAAATTAGGTTTACGATGCAGTGAATGGGGCAAGAGGCACGAGATTACTGAAATGTACCTTGTTACTGAATTTCTTAGGAAGGAGGAGGTGAATGGGGCAAGAGGCACGAGAAGAAAGGAGTAGCACCACAGGGGTGATGTTGTGGGCAGCGCCTTAATTTCGACCGATTCGTTCAAGAGAAGTTATGGTGGTTAGCCATCGCTCTGGGGAATCGGGGAGGATGTCGTTCGGAACACACGGTGGGTTTAGAGGAGTGCGTCGAGGCAGTGCCCGAGGATGGCCACGAGAAGTTGGGTTGCACACTTCTCAACACGATTGCGTCGTTGGTCAAGGTACCAACACCCTTGTTGCATGTTTCTCGGATAGATGTGCATGGTCGGGACTGTTTCGTGCATCCATGCGACAGCTCATGCCACCGACTTCCAACGCAATAAGGTAGCCATATGTCGTTGTCGCTTGTTGTTAGTTTTTCTGGATTCCATATTTTCTATGGTGTTCCTTAATGCACGAATCTTTTTCAATATGGGCGGGAGTATAAATTTTTTTGGTATGGTTATCGGCATTTTTTGAAACTACAGAAGTCTGAAGATGAGAAGCATGATCTTTTATTTTTCATGTTGCTCTACCTATGCAGTGTAAAATCAAAGGAACTTCTATCACATATGTTCATGCGCGGTATGCCAATTTCTCCTTGATGGCAAATAATCCAGACAAAATATTTGGAAGTAATGGCGGCCTCGCCGGAGTAAGGGGCAAAATTGTGGGAGTGGACGCACATCATGTAGGCTAGTCGACAGAGTTTGTGGTCATTGTGTCCTGAGCGGGCATAATGGAGTTTACACTAATTACTTCTACATTGATATTATTGTTTGGACACTTCGAAAGGAGAAGGAAATAGTAAAGAATACCTAAAAATTCATAGTGTGTATGTAGAAGGTTGGGTTATTTTGACCCGGATGGGTCATTGATGGTTGCGGCCAGCTTGGATAGGGAAGGTACAGATAGTTGGCAAAGAGGAGGATAACGAAGATGAATAGGAATAATGGTTTAAAGGTAGCAAAAATCAATCAACAATTTTGCTTAATGTGCATGAAGATTCGAACGATGTATGTTTGACACGATTAATGTTGAATCACTAGCATATACATATACCCCTGTTGTACTCATGTCAAGCTTCAGGGTGGTGGCGTGGTGATGGCGGACGGTTGGCTGCGGCTCTCGTGTAGTTGTGGAGTGGGTCCCGGGAGAGAGGTGGTCGGCAACCCGGGGCAGGATAGAAAAGTGATGCTGGCAATGGCGACTAGGTCGGTAGGCAAGGTAGGGTGGACGGTGGCTGTCAT
This genomic window contains:
- the LOC123161077 gene encoding probable disease resistance protein At1g58602, which gives rise to MAESAIGSVLGNVSTLAVQETTFLCGVTLEVGFLKDELKRLKSYLKSADAKRRSGDELVATWVGQIRDAAYEAENAIEAADYMEKRNRLKKGFMGAISRYARLPSDLITLHTIGAEIQRVRRKISEIFDSANRLKINLDTSDVEKVHIEDEYPQDYGTMHQNFEDIDLVGFGDEYKEIVGKLVDKENITLSVVSIVAMGGAGKTTLARKVYTSSSVKKHFEATSWVTVSQKFKGIDLLKDIMKQIMGGRDESIAKMNEYEVGKEIHDFLLQKRYLVVLDDVWETDTWDQINKRVKAFPDATNGSRVLLTTRKEDVANHVQMPTYVHHLKKLDEEKSWELFSCKALPSYKRSVIRDVDEFEKLGRKLAKKCDGLPLALAILGGYLSKNLNAQIWSDILSDWPSTKNGQMMRDILARSYKDLPNYYLRACFLYLAAFPEDYEIYVSELIELWIAESFIPHTPKHLLEETAKNYVTELAQRSLVQVVARSRAHGWIERIRIHDILHDWCIEEARQDGFLNAINKTADQAGASSWSDNLMSYCFSYQTLSGQISPATPNVRSLLGFKLSSVSLPKLRYLRVLCIEKSRLNDFSSVIGGCIHLRLLRLANCGWVALPSSIGKLLYLQTIDLRSTELFESVVLNSLWDIPTLRHVYLGGEFSPPPPARSVRRQPKELQSFVLDVHSVSTDFRCHDMMIFLGQMNQLTTFSLSMRPDIPAEVLNILANMPHLVDISLHQFDVLDKLPAEFPQSVRRLVLYAHVIEQDPMPILEKLPCLVVLELSGYKGQTMCCSAQGFPRLQELELGSFSTEVWRMEERTMPKLSHLELYRCMEMRKLPKGLMHLPSLGHLKLSYMYQISKDDVTLKELRRKGCEVEK